The following are encoded in a window of Cervus canadensis isolate Bull #8, Minnesota chromosome 11, ASM1932006v1, whole genome shotgun sequence genomic DNA:
- the CHRM4 gene encoding muscarinic acetylcholine receptor M4: MANFTPINGSSGNQSVRLVTSTHNRYETVEMVFIATVTGSLSLVTVVGNILVMLSIKVNRQLQTVNNYFLFSLACADLIIGAFSMNLYTVYIIKGYWPLGAVVCDLWLALDYVVSNASVMNLLIISFDRYFCVTKPLTYPARRTTKMAGLMIAAAWVLSFVLWAPAILFWQFVVGKRTVPDNQCFIQFLSNPAVTFGTAIAAFYLPVVIMTVLYVHISLASRSRVHKHRPEGPKEKKAKTLAFLKSPLMKQSVKKPPPPGDAAARAELRNGKLEEAPPPALPPPPRPVADKDTSNESSSGSATQNTKERPATELSTTEATTPATPAPPLQPRTLNPASKWSKIQIVTKQTGNECVTAIEIVPATPAGMRPAANVARKFASIARSQVRKKRQMAARERKVTRTIFAILLAFILTWTPYNVMVLVNTFCQSCIPETVWSIGYWLCYVNSTINPACYALCNATFKKTFRHLLLCQYRNIGPAR, from the coding sequence ATGGCGAACTTCACCCCGATCAACGGCAGCTCCGGCAACCAGTCTGTGCGCCTGGTCACGTCAACCCATAACCGCTATGAGACGGTGGAGATGGTGTTCATCGCCACGGTGACGGGCTCCCTGAGCCTGGTGACGGTTGTGGGCAACATCCTGGTGATGCTGTCCATCAAGGTCAACAGGCAGCTGCAGACGGTCAACAACTACTTCCTCTTCAGCCTGGCCTGTGCCGATCTCATCATAGGCGCCTTCTCCATGAACCTGTACACCGTGTACATCATCAAGGGCTACTGGCCCCTGGGTGCCGTGGTCTGTGATCTGTGGCTGGCCTTGGACTACGTGGTGAGCAATGCCTCTGTCATGAACCTGCTCATCATCAGCTTTGACCGGTACTTCTGTGTCACCAAGCCCCTCACCTATCCGGCCCGGCGCACCACCAAGATGGCGGGCCTGATGATCGCTGCAGCCTGGGTCCTGTCCTTCGTGCTCTGGGCGCCTGCCATCTtgttctggcagtttgtggtggGCAAGCGGACGGTGCCCGACAACCAGTGCTTCATCCAGTTCCTGTCCAACCCCGCGGTGACCTTCGGCACGGCCATCGCCGCCTTCTACCTGCCCGTGGTCATCATGACGGTGCTGTACGTCCACATCTCCCTGGCCAGTCGCAGCCGGGTTCATAAGCACCGGCCCGAAGGCCCAAAGGAGAAGAAGGCCAAGACCCTGGCCTTCCTCAAGAGCCCCCTGATGAAGCAGAGCGTCAAGAAACCGCCGCCCCCGGGAGACGCCGCCGCTCGGGCCGAGCTGCGCAACGGGAAGCTAGAGGAGGCCCCTCCGCCCGCACTGCCGCCCCCGCCACGCCCCGTGGCCGACAAAGACACCTCCAATGAGTCCAGCTCGGGCAGCGCCACCCAAAACACCAAGGAGCGCCCGGCCACAGAGCTGTCAACCACAGAGGCCACCACGCCGGCCACACCCGCACCCCCCCTCCAGCCACGGACCCTCAACCCGGCCTCCAAATGGTCCAAGATCCAGATTGTGACGAAGCAGACGGGCAACGAGTGCGTGACAGCCATCGAGATCGTGCCTGCCACGCCGGCTGGCATGCGCCCGGCGGCCAACGTGGCCCGGAAGTTTGCCAGCATCGCCCGCAGCCAGGTGCGGAAGAAGCGGCAGATGGCGGCCCGGGAGCGCAAGGTGACGCGGACCATCTTCGCCATCCTGCTGGCCTTCATCCTCACCTGGACGCCCTACAACGTCATGGTCCTGGTGAACACCTTCTGCCAGAGCTGCATCCCCGAGACCGTGTGGTCCATCGGCTACTGGCTCTGCTACGTCAATAGCACCATCAACCCGGCCTGCTACGCCCTCTGCAACGCCACCTTTAAAAAGACCTTCCGGCACCTGCTGCTCTGCCAGTATCGGAACATCGGCCCTGCCAGGTAG
- the LOC122449336 gene encoding collagen alpha-1(III) chain-like codes for MPLTGLLSVCFHGGWRERVAVGAGAVGLGCPGSQGTASGAAVLGGEPRDASAEATQLLLPPPLRKDGLGGDGNAGARRPSGSAKVCAEVALSKVLKPPSPHSSRASAGPPAGAGKAPSPRALARAVPGHLKETSSSLPRGSRSGFHPRDRRLASLSSAFPGPDGAPSSLAARRPILRLEARNCRPSALCPDGTRTAESPPHPPTHNLLLGSNTRAPVVELRAGQCEEKHPGGHETPSPSPVLGQSGGGSAARRDCQLPPQPARGRRVPMTTRTPHPTPPHPQAPGRAAPPAKPRWGPRAVPLHSARVESRRPAPGRGARSGGPGRPGWCPPRVPCERERESQPQRRELRAEQGPPLRARPRPRPAGPPPGPPSVRCEGNGAEASAPQEPGAAVGGGTPHFILHGQLFGAPGAGAPKRLFPARLLATPAPPAHSSPPSPPSATLNSDGKHPCPLLAPLPPPRLPSFVAQAQRLGGPAPSPEPHGGSVTRNVGIEESPPNPLSPPPPPPPPALAYREREPIAPGNGGLQDPGKQGAHAQRLQELRSRELGEGGARGSQGPFGHQGVAETWSPVGPSNNSQRGPPQSRAREAGCPLQPLEPGGASSAGFGTGRPSATSEPMCRMEPGALNFPTVEPQAAPGRGLARGPRSLPCEGPPLPSQSLSEFGGSGRVAATRSRSGAAPRDRHCHLAVRTSPGSGCSPPQVPAGLDPREAPQQRLNSNVCG; via the exons ATGCCCCTCACCGGTCTCCTCTCTGTTTGTTTCCACGGGGGATGGAGGGAGCGGGTagcggtgggggcaggggccgTGGGGCTGGGCTGCCCCGGTTCTCAGGGCACTGCCTCTGGTGCTGCTGTCCTGGGCGGGGAGCCCCGTGATGCCTCAGCAGAAGCCACTCAG CTCCTGCTGCCTCCTCCGCTGCG GAAGGATGGTCTCGGGGGAGACGGGAACGCTGGTGCCCGCAGGCCGAGCGGGTCTGCCAAGGTCTGCGCCGAGGTGGCGCTCTCCAAGGTGCTGAAGCCTCCCAGCCCTCATTCCTCGAGGGCCTCAGCCGGCCCTCCTGCTGGGGCAGgcaaggccccgagccccagggCTCTGGCCCGCGCGGTTCCCGGACACCTCAAGGAGACCAGCAGCTCTCTCCCTCGGGGGTCTCGCTCCGGGTTCCACCCCAG GGACCGTCGCCTAGCTTCTCTCTCCAGCGCCTTCCCAGGTCCCGACGGCGCCCCCTCTTCCCTGGCTGCCCGGCGGCCAATACTCCGCCTCGAGGCTCGAAACTGCCGGCCCTCGGCTCTCTGCCCCGACGGAACCCGGACGGCCGAgagcccaccccacccacccacccataaCCTCCTGTTAGGGTCAAACACTCGCGCTCCCGTGGTCGAGCTGCGAGCCGGGCAGTGTGAGGAGAAACATCCGGGCGGGCACGAGACCCCCTCCCCGTCCCCGGTGCTTGGTCAGAGCGGGGGCGGGAGCGCAGCCAGACGGGACTGccagctccctccccagcccGCGAGGGGGCGCCGCGTCCCCATGACAACGCggacaccccaccccaccccaccccacccccaggctcccgGGAGGGCAGCGCCCCCCGCCAAGCCGCGCTGGGGACCGCGGGCGGTGCCTCTCCACAGTGCCCGAGTGGAGAGCCGCCGGCCGGCTCCAGGGAGGGGCGCGCGTAGCGGGGGTCCCGGACGCCCGGGGTGGTGCCCCCCGCGCGTCCCC TGCGAGCGTGAGCGCGAGTCTCAGCCACAGCGCCGGGAGCTGCGGGCGGAGCAGGGGCCGCCCCTCCGCGCCcgtccccgcccccggcccgcggGGCCACCCCCAGGCCCGCCGTCCGTCAGGTGCGAGGGGAACGGGGCGGAGGCGTCTG CCCCTCAGGAGCCCGGGGCAGCCGTCGGGGGCGGGACCCCGCACTTCATCCTGCACGGGCAGCTCTTCGGGGCGCCGGGCGCTGGAGCCCCAAAGAGGCTTTTTCCCGCCCGTCTCCTCGCCACCCCGGCGCcgccagcccactccagtccacCGAGTCCTCCATCAGCGACCTTGAACTCTGACGGGAAACACCCCTGCCCTCTCCTGGCGCCCCTCCCCCCTCCAAGACTCCCCTCCTTTGTCGCCCAGGCTCAGAGACTGGGAGGTCCAGCGCCAAGCCCCGAGCCCCATGGCGGAAGTGTCACGCGCAATGTCG GAATCGAGGAGTCACCCCCAAACCCcctttcaccaccaccaccaccgccgccCCCCGCCCTGGCGTACAGGGAACGCGAGCCCATAGCGCCTGGGAATGGGGGGCTCCAGGACCCAGGAAAGCAAGGTGCCCACGCCCAGAGGCTGCAGGAACTGCGCTCCAGGGagttgggggagggtggggcacGGGGGAGCCAGGGCCCCTTCGGCCACCAGGGAGTCGCGGAGACGTGGTCTCCAGTTGGGCCCAGTAATAATTCCCAACGAGGCCCGCCCCAGTCCAGGGCTCGAGAGGCCGGGTGCCCACTCCAGCCGCTGGAGCCGGGCGGTGCCTCTTCGGCGGGGTTCGGG ACTGGGCGCCCTTCGGCGACATCAGAGCCTA TGTGCCGGATGGAACCGGGTGCCCTTAACTTTCCCACCGTGGAGCCCCAGGCAGCTCCAGGGCGGGGCCTGGCGAGGGGGCCCCGGTCCCTCCCCTGTGAGGGACCTCCCCTGCCTTCCCAGTCGCTCTCGGAGTTTGGGGGCAGTGGGCGAGTAGCGGCCACCCGCTCTAGGTCCGGAGCTGCACCCAGGGACCGACATTGCCATCTAGCGGTGCGCACATCCCCGGGCAGCGGCTGCTCCCCTCCCCAGGTTCCCGCGGGCCTGGATCCCAGAGAAGCGCCTCAGCAGAGGCTAAATTCGAATGTCTGCGGGTGA